A genomic region of Saccopteryx bilineata isolate mSacBil1 chromosome 1, mSacBil1_pri_phased_curated, whole genome shotgun sequence contains the following coding sequences:
- the ZNF451 gene encoding E3 SUMO-protein ligase ZNF451 isoform X3, with protein MGDPGSEIIESAPAAGPDASECTTEENEDDIQFVSEGPLRPVLEYIDLVSSDDEEPSTSHSDRMPESKGPPSENHRPEMCSSCSVPLPIGDSSSSGSCTSSPQRIDSQPPSVENPLENQKNDQNNSDIKISETETLKPSQNYETLPSSPLLVPQESLASSEVKDDSPPESLATQHGQDAILYLQTQVAEMSRVIRDLQSRSCFRFHHSRPSENSSVPWDITSKEENLSTVEEEADCKSPSADDKGQPADPSQTSFTGLLKRMEQRGVIKRVTLQSEAESCDGKPDSVASKKRLVPPLHPLLRIATTEVFKDPADCHPSSFMGHRVYPVAKDTSPFQPNPPAEGPIVEALEHSKRGSTTSLLDSTSKEMEVMGCRFYHAASIAARAASYMAYMTQYQRKLWEDMEDLVHDPEFDRGKARCIISDGMDAGLWQLCTTRDIMDSVVRVMAMAVDYRRQAWLRLTSLTKKTQEKISHLPFDGTSLFGQDVNAVVAEENSIKENDYKDHNKYYNQHRYFYSHDQKAHYHNRGYSKGDWYKSRNHPYRYRKKGESPERHGYKN; from the exons gaaGGACCATTAAGACCTGTTCTTGAATACATTGATTTGGTCAGCAGTGATGATGAAGAGCCTAGCACCTCTCATAGTGAT AGAATGCCTGAGTCTAAGGGGCCACCCTCTGAGAATCATCGCCCAGAAATGTGCTCTAGCTGCAGTGTTCCTCTTCCCATTGGAGACAGCAGCTCCTCTGGGAGTTGCACCAGCAGTCCACAAAGGATAGATTCTCAACCTCCTTCTGTTGAGAACCCATTGGAGAACCAGAAAAATGATCAGAATAATTCAGATATTAAGATCTCTGAGACAGAGACACTTAAACCGTCGCAGAATTATGAGACTCTTCCTTCATCTCCTCTTCTGGTCCCCCAAGAATCGTTGGCCTCTTCAGAGGTCAAGGACGATTCACCTCCGGAGTCTTTGGCTACACAGCATGGACAGGATGCCATCCTCTATCTCCAGACACAAGTGGCTGAGATGTCCCGAGTGATACGTGACTTGCAGTCCAGGAGTTGTTTCAGATTTCATCATTCTAGGCCGAGTGAGAACTCCTCAGTTCCTTGGGACATCACCTCCAAGGAAGAAAATTTATCCACAGTTGAAGAAGAAGCTGACTGCAAATCCCCCTCAGCTGATGACAAAGGGCAGCCAGCTGACCCCAGTCAGACTAGTTTCACAGGTCTTTTGAAGAGAATGGAACAGAGAGGCGTTATAAAGAGAGTAACGTTACAGTCTGAAGCAGAATCGTGTGATGGGAAACCTGATTCTGTGGCCTCTAAAAAACGTTTGGTTCCTCCATTGCATCCTCTTCTGAGAATTGCTACCACTGAGGTTTTTAAAGACCCTGCTGATTGCCATCCTTCCTCTTTCATGGGACACAGAGTCTATCCTGTGGCCAAGGATACCTCTCCTTTCCAACCAAATCCTCCAGCTGAGGGCCCCATTGTAGAAGCATTAGAGCACAGCAAAAGAGGAAGCACAACATCTCTCCTAGATTCTACCTCAAAGGAAATGGAGGTCATGGGTTGTAGATTCTACCATGCTGCTTCCATTGCAGCCCGAGCTGCTAGCTACATGGCCTATATGACTCAATATCAGCGTAAGCTCTGGGAAGACATGGAGGATCTGGTCCATGATCCAGAGTTTGATCGTGGGAAAGCAAGATGTATAATATCTGATGGTATGGATGCGGGCCTTTGGCAGCTTTGTACTACTAGGGACATAATGGATTCTGTAGTCAGAGTTATGGCAATGGCAGTAGATTACAGAAGGCAAGCCTGGCTCCGACTTACATCTCTCACAAAGAAAACCCAAGAGAAGATCTCACACTTGCCCTTTGATGGCACTTCCCTCTTTGGACAAGATGTGAATGCTGTTGTTGCAGaagaaaacagtataaaagaAAATGACTATAAAGACCACAACAAATACTATAACCAACATCGATACTTTTATAGTCATGATCAGAAAGCACATTATCACAATAGAGGGTACTCCAAAGGGGATTGGTACAAATCCCGAAACCACCCCTATAGgtatagaaaaaaaggagagtCTCCAGAACGTCATGGGTACAAGAATTAA